A stretch of Imperialibacter roseus DNA encodes these proteins:
- a CDS encoding efflux RND transporter permease subunit — translation MAGLSNISINRPVLAVVMSIIIIIFGIIGFNFLGIREYPSVDPPIISVSTSYTGANASIIESQITEPLEESINGIAGIKSLTSTSRDGASSIRVEFDLEIDLEAAANDVRDRVSRATRNLPPDCDPPSVRKADADAMPLVFLNVKSDKRTLLGLSDVAENIFKERLQTIKGVAAVQIWGERRYSMRLWMDPAKLAAYSLTPLEVLNAVTRDNVELPSGLVEGTNMELTVRTMGRISTPEEFNQLIVKEDDNNVVRFQDVGRAELGPENNRTILKRDGVPMVGVVLQAQPGTNIIEIVDEFYRRLEFIKKDLPADIELGIGFDVTEYVRKSITEVQETIFMAFVLVVLIIFAFLRDWRTTLIPVATIPISLIGTFFIMYLAGFTINVLTLLGIVLSIGLVVDDTIVVLENIYTKIEDGMSPLEAGLKGSTEIFFAVISTTVALVAVFMPVVFLDGLTGRLFREFGIVVAGAVIISSFVALTLTPMLSTKILKKREKKQWLYSVTEPFFDWMNEGYNKSLENFMARKWLALVVLVLSFGGIYLLGNNIQSELSPMEDRGEFRINSTGPEGATFEYMDAYLDKMLALISEAVPEKEALISMTSPSFGSSGSVNSGNVRVMMVDPSERTRSQQEVVDAISPLVMRMTEARSFVSQSQSIGNRRGGLPVQYVIQATTIEKLKEVLPAFVDAASADEHFNFVDLDLKFTKPEINIEIDRDKARSLNVSIRDVAQTLQLGLSGSRFGYFIKDGKQYQIIGQVDREDRNDPLDLKALYVKNQVGDLIQMDNLVKITEQSTPPQLYRYNRFVSATVSASLVPGYTIKDGIDAMDAIAAKVLDGTFQTELSGPSAEFRDSSSSLYFAFIFALILIYLVLAAQFESFRDPFIIMLTVPMAIAGAFLSLWYFDQTLNIFSQIGIIMLIGLVTKNGILIVEFANQRKAHDMAVEEAIVGAAQQRFRPILMTSLSTILGILPIALALGAGSESRVSMGIAIIGGLLFATILTLYVIPAMYVYISGKEKRMARF, via the coding sequence ATGGCAGGTCTATCCAACATCAGTATTAACAGACCCGTGCTGGCGGTGGTAATGTCCATCATTATCATCATTTTTGGCATCATAGGATTCAACTTTCTGGGGATCAGAGAGTATCCTAGTGTTGACCCACCTATTATCTCGGTAAGCACCTCTTACACCGGCGCCAATGCGAGCATCATAGAGTCGCAGATTACCGAGCCATTGGAAGAATCGATCAATGGAATTGCCGGCATCAAAAGTCTTACGTCTACCAGTAGAGATGGAGCCAGCTCTATCAGGGTTGAGTTTGACCTGGAAATTGACCTGGAAGCAGCCGCCAACGATGTTAGAGATCGGGTGTCGAGAGCCACCAGAAACCTCCCGCCCGACTGTGATCCGCCGTCGGTGAGAAAAGCGGACGCTGATGCCATGCCATTGGTTTTTTTGAATGTAAAAAGTGACAAAAGAACACTCCTTGGCCTTTCCGATGTAGCAGAGAATATTTTTAAGGAGCGACTTCAGACTATAAAAGGAGTGGCAGCCGTCCAGATTTGGGGCGAGCGTCGCTATTCCATGAGACTTTGGATGGATCCCGCCAAGCTGGCGGCCTATTCGCTCACGCCATTGGAGGTCTTGAATGCGGTCACACGGGACAACGTCGAACTTCCTTCGGGGCTGGTAGAAGGCACAAACATGGAACTCACCGTGAGAACCATGGGCAGGATTTCCACACCGGAAGAATTCAACCAGCTTATCGTCAAAGAGGATGACAACAATGTTGTGCGTTTTCAGGATGTTGGGAGAGCTGAACTGGGACCAGAAAACAACCGAACCATACTCAAAAGAGACGGAGTACCCATGGTTGGCGTTGTGCTTCAGGCGCAGCCCGGAACTAATATCATAGAGATTGTAGACGAGTTTTACAGAAGGCTGGAGTTTATCAAGAAGGATCTCCCCGCCGATATTGAACTCGGGATAGGCTTCGACGTCACAGAGTATGTGAGGAAATCGATCACAGAGGTGCAGGAGACTATTTTCATGGCTTTTGTGCTGGTGGTGTTGATTATTTTCGCCTTCCTGCGTGATTGGCGAACTACGCTAATTCCTGTTGCCACCATCCCAATATCGCTGATAGGCACTTTCTTCATCATGTACCTTGCGGGCTTCACCATCAACGTACTGACACTTCTGGGCATCGTGCTGTCGATAGGGCTCGTGGTGGATGACACGATTGTGGTGCTGGAAAATATTTACACTAAGATAGAAGATGGGATGTCGCCGCTGGAGGCCGGGCTTAAGGGCTCGACGGAGATATTCTTCGCCGTTATTTCCACCACCGTGGCGTTGGTGGCAGTGTTCATGCCTGTTGTATTTCTCGATGGCCTCACAGGCCGACTCTTCAGGGAGTTTGGGATCGTCGTGGCCGGAGCGGTAATAATATCGTCGTTTGTTGCCCTTACACTTACGCCAATGCTCTCTACCAAAATTCTTAAGAAAAGAGAGAAGAAGCAGTGGTTGTACAGTGTAACCGAACCTTTTTTCGATTGGATGAACGAGGGCTACAACAAATCGCTCGAAAACTTTATGGCCCGCAAATGGCTTGCTTTGGTCGTTCTTGTTCTTTCTTTTGGAGGCATTTATCTGCTAGGTAATAATATCCAAAGCGAGCTATCTCCCATGGAAGACAGAGGTGAGTTCAGGATCAACAGCACCGGGCCCGAGGGTGCCACCTTCGAGTACATGGACGCCTACCTTGATAAGATGCTTGCGTTGATCAGTGAGGCAGTGCCGGAAAAAGAGGCACTCATTAGCATGACCAGCCCCAGCTTTGGATCATCGGGCTCCGTGAATTCTGGAAATGTGAGGGTGATGATGGTTGATCCGTCGGAGCGAACCAGATCGCAGCAAGAGGTAGTAGATGCCATTAGCCCTCTGGTGATGAGAATGACGGAGGCCCGTTCTTTTGTTTCTCAAAGCCAGTCGATAGGGAATAGAAGAGGGGGACTACCTGTGCAATACGTAATACAGGCAACTACCATTGAAAAATTGAAAGAAGTGCTGCCAGCCTTTGTGGATGCGGCAAGTGCCGACGAGCATTTTAATTTCGTTGACCTTGACTTGAAGTTTACCAAGCCAGAGATCAACATAGAAATAGATCGTGACAAGGCCCGTAGTTTGAATGTATCGATTCGGGACGTCGCCCAGACACTGCAGCTTGGCTTGAGCGGCTCCAGATTTGGTTATTTCATCAAAGACGGAAAGCAGTACCAAATAATAGGCCAGGTGGACAGAGAAGATCGCAACGACCCACTCGACCTGAAGGCACTTTATGTGAAGAACCAGGTAGGAGATCTTATTCAGATGGACAACTTGGTAAAGATTACGGAGCAAAGCACGCCACCGCAACTCTATCGGTACAACAGATTTGTGTCAGCAACGGTATCAGCGTCGTTGGTGCCTGGTTATACCATCAAGGATGGTATTGATGCCATGGATGCCATAGCAGCGAAAGTGCTGGATGGCACCTTTCAAACCGAGTTATCGGGCCCTTCTGCAGAGTTCAGAGACTCTTCTTCAAGCTTGTACTTCGCTTTTATATTCGCTCTTATTTTGATTTACCTGGTGCTGGCGGCTCAGTTTGAAAGCTTCAGAGACCCATTTATCATTATGCTTACTGTGCCCATGGCAATTGCGGGGGCATTTCTATCGCTATGGTATTTTGACCAGACACTCAACATATTCAGCCAGATAGGTATTATCATGCTGATAGGTTTGGTAACAAAGAATGGTATCCTGATTGTGGAATTTGCCAACCAACGCAAAGCTCATGACATGGCCGTAGAGGAAGCCATAGTTGGGGCGGCACAGCAACGATTCCGCCCTATTCTGATGACCAGCCTGTCGACCATTCTGGGTATTCTGCCGATTGCTTTGGCACTTGGTGCAGGCTCTGAAAGCCGTGTGTCGATGGGTATCGCCATCATTGGAGGGCTGTTATTTGCCACAATACTCACCCTGTATGTAATACCTGCCATGTATGTCTATATCTCTGGCAAGGAAAAAAGAATGGCTAGATTTTAA
- a CDS encoding efflux RND transporter periplasmic adaptor subunit — MKKTVRRVLFYVMVLVVLVYLADRKFHFISKGEEVAQAETRSSGGSLPVTATIIKPEPLDDKLIITGALIANEAVEIASEVSGVVQKIYFKEGSRVKKGDLLLTLNTEDQEAQLEKLKFSKKLRETSEYRQRQLLEKEAISQEEYDVALTELNTASADIKVLEAQIAKSKIRAPFNGTIGLRYISDGAFINSSSRIASLININPIKVEFSIPGKYGTVINDGDPIFFTTDASEKTYQGTVYAVEPQIDQATRTMRIRATSDNSKGELFPGLFTRVEVVLNHKDNALMVPSIAVVNDLAGHKVFLERGGKVVEQPVTIGIRTANSIEIIEGIKEGDTVITSGLLQIRPNSVVEITDFN, encoded by the coding sequence ATGAAGAAAACTGTAAGAAGGGTACTATTTTATGTAATGGTATTGGTTGTTTTAGTCTACCTGGCCGACCGCAAGTTTCATTTTATTTCAAAGGGAGAGGAGGTCGCTCAGGCTGAGACACGATCTTCAGGAGGATCCCTGCCAGTTACAGCCACCATCATCAAGCCAGAGCCGCTTGATGACAAACTGATTATTACAGGTGCGCTTATTGCTAACGAGGCCGTTGAGATTGCCTCTGAGGTGTCGGGTGTAGTGCAAAAAATTTATTTCAAAGAGGGATCCCGGGTAAAAAAGGGAGACCTGCTGCTGACCTTAAATACCGAAGACCAGGAGGCCCAGTTGGAGAAGTTGAAATTCTCGAAGAAGCTGAGAGAGACCAGCGAATATCGCCAGCGTCAGCTGCTTGAAAAGGAAGCGATTAGTCAGGAGGAATATGACGTGGCATTGACAGAGTTAAATACCGCCTCCGCCGACATAAAAGTATTGGAAGCTCAAATTGCAAAAAGCAAGATCAGGGCACCTTTCAATGGTACCATTGGCTTGAGGTACATTAGCGATGGAGCTTTCATCAACTCAAGTTCCCGAATTGCAAGTTTAATAAACATCAACCCTATCAAGGTAGAGTTCTCCATTCCCGGAAAGTATGGAACAGTGATAAATGACGGCGACCCCATTTTCTTCACAACCGACGCTTCTGAGAAGACATATCAGGGTACGGTTTACGCTGTTGAGCCACAAATTGACCAGGCTACCAGAACCATGAGGATCAGGGCAACCAGCGACAACTCCAAAGGAGAACTGTTTCCCGGGTTGTTTACAAGGGTGGAGGTAGTATTGAACCACAAAGACAATGCGTTAATGGTGCCGTCTATAGCGGTCGTGAATGACCTTGCTGGGCATAAGGTGTTCCTTGAAAGAGGAGGAAAGGTGGTTGAGCAGCCAGTTACCATTGGTATACGTACTGCTAACAGCATAGAAATAATTGAGGGCATTAAGGAAGGCGACACTGTGATCACTTCAGGTTTGCTGCAAATCCGCCCGAATTCAGTGGTGGAGATCACCGATTTTAACTAA
- a CDS encoding TonB-dependent receptor, with translation MRRILQLALTLLITASFSTVFGQGTTTSALNGQVVDANGSALPGATVLAVHTPTGSQYGNVSDVEGYFRISGMQVGGPYTVTISFVGYKPYQQSGVFLTLGQTFRIKAVLEEESTQLEGVEIIASANDVFDGNKTGQSTIIDEESINELPTVSRSLVDFTRLNPLVNTQGDAIEIAGMNNRYNAIYIDGAVNNDVFGLASSGTNGGQTGVSPISIDAIEQFQVSVAPFDVTQSGFAGGSINAVTRSGTNEFEGSAYYFFRNQNFAGKIPTKDESAEREKLDDFSAKTMGFRVGGPIVKNKIFFFANAELQRDETPRPIIGTYSGDASSADIQALVNKLKNDYGYDPGTYTNNAATLNGNKILAKIDWNLSKNHKLSVRHSYVQADNLQANQSNATTINFQNGSVFFPSTTNSSALELKSNFGGNMSNHLTIGATFVNDDRDPSGDPFPYVGIRDGAGFIQFGSEQFSTANQLKQDVITVTDNFQIFKGKHTFTIGTHNEFYKTYNLFVRQAFGAYQYDSLSGFMNDLNARQFDVSYSLVDDVVGDGSAGAAEFKGMQLGFYAQDEFQASDRLKLTLGLRVDVPIFNDNTLENSAFNTSTVGLIEAQGYDLKGAKTGEFIGASVLFAPRFGFNYDVTGDKSTQIRGGAGIFNSRIPLVWPGGAYNNNGLTVGGDRGFNVPFNPNWDEQPRNVAPGQGSPSGQIDLFASDFKLPQVFKVNVGIDQKLPWGMVGSFEALFSKFLNNVFYENLEIKPSTTRLTGTPDNRFIYNRRDPIDGTYTGIYLGSNTNKGYTYNLAASVTKPFSNGFTTTLSYTYNDAFSVYDGTSSQNSSQWRGLHSVNGRNTFDEAMRSDFSMGSRVIAQVSYRKEYFGFGASQISLFYNGQSGRVYSYIYDDGGSLTNEDSRERSLIYIPATQSDINLVDYTSGGTTVTAAQQWSDLDAFIKSDKYLSDHRGEYADRNQSRSPFEGVLDFRFLQDFYIQTASGKRNTLQISLDIFNLTNLLNKDWGKRWTVIEGGNFQSAEILRFERFNADNTTPQFTYRKGKDYEPWNYDVDGAQSSIWQMQVGVRYIFK, from the coding sequence ATGAGGCGAATTTTACAATTGGCTCTTACACTGTTGATTACGGCTTCGTTTTCGACGGTATTTGGGCAAGGCACCACCACTTCTGCACTTAACGGGCAGGTAGTAGATGCAAATGGAAGTGCCCTGCCGGGTGCTACTGTTCTTGCTGTGCATACACCTACTGGATCGCAGTATGGTAATGTTTCAGATGTGGAAGGCTACTTCCGTATTTCTGGAATGCAGGTAGGCGGACCTTACACCGTGACCATTTCATTTGTAGGCTACAAGCCCTACCAGCAGTCTGGCGTATTCCTTACGCTGGGACAAACTTTCAGAATCAAGGCGGTTTTGGAGGAAGAAAGCACGCAACTCGAAGGCGTGGAGATCATCGCCAGTGCCAATGATGTGTTCGACGGCAACAAAACAGGCCAGTCGACGATTATTGATGAGGAGTCGATAAATGAATTGCCTACAGTTTCCAGATCTCTTGTGGATTTCACAAGACTCAATCCGCTGGTTAATACCCAGGGTGATGCAATCGAGATTGCAGGAATGAATAATCGCTACAATGCTATCTACATAGATGGTGCTGTGAACAATGATGTATTTGGTCTTGCTTCAAGTGGTACCAACGGAGGCCAAACAGGTGTTTCTCCCATTTCAATAGATGCCATTGAGCAGTTTCAGGTATCGGTGGCACCATTCGATGTTACACAGTCAGGCTTTGCTGGGGGATCGATAAATGCGGTCACCAGAAGCGGAACCAACGAGTTTGAGGGGTCGGCTTACTATTTCTTCAGAAACCAAAACTTTGCTGGAAAGATACCCACTAAGGACGAATCTGCCGAAAGAGAAAAACTTGATGATTTTTCAGCTAAGACTATGGGATTCCGTGTAGGCGGCCCAATCGTCAAGAATAAAATATTCTTTTTTGCAAATGCCGAACTGCAAAGAGACGAAACGCCAAGGCCAATTATTGGAACTTATAGCGGGGACGCATCCTCTGCTGATATTCAAGCGCTTGTAAACAAGCTCAAGAATGACTACGGCTATGATCCAGGCACTTACACCAACAATGCTGCAACGCTTAATGGCAACAAAATCCTTGCTAAAATTGATTGGAACTTGAGTAAGAACCATAAGCTTTCTGTGAGGCATTCTTACGTTCAGGCCGATAATTTGCAAGCAAACCAGTCAAATGCCACGACTATAAACTTCCAAAACGGCTCTGTGTTTTTCCCGTCAACCACCAACTCCTCAGCACTGGAGCTGAAAAGTAATTTTGGAGGAAACATGTCAAATCACCTGACTATTGGTGCCACTTTCGTTAACGACGATAGAGACCCCTCAGGTGATCCGTTCCCTTATGTAGGCATAAGAGATGGAGCAGGGTTTATCCAGTTTGGTAGCGAGCAATTCTCTACAGCCAATCAGTTGAAGCAAGATGTAATTACTGTGACAGACAACTTCCAAATCTTCAAAGGAAAGCACACTTTCACAATTGGCACACACAACGAATTCTACAAGACTTATAACCTATTCGTTCGCCAGGCTTTCGGGGCGTATCAATACGATAGCCTTTCAGGTTTTATGAATGATTTGAACGCAAGGCAGTTTGACGTCAGCTATTCATTGGTTGATGATGTTGTTGGCGACGGATCTGCTGGTGCCGCTGAGTTCAAAGGAATGCAACTTGGCTTTTATGCCCAAGATGAATTCCAGGCCAGCGATAGGCTGAAATTGACGCTGGGACTAAGAGTTGATGTGCCTATATTTAATGACAACACTTTGGAGAATAGTGCATTTAATACTTCTACTGTAGGTTTAATTGAGGCGCAAGGGTATGATTTGAAAGGCGCAAAAACTGGTGAGTTTATTGGGGCTTCAGTGTTGTTCGCTCCACGCTTTGGTTTCAATTATGATGTTACTGGAGACAAGTCAACTCAAATTAGGGGTGGAGCTGGTATCTTCAACAGCCGCATTCCTTTGGTATGGCCAGGTGGCGCTTACAACAATAATGGCTTGACAGTTGGAGGCGACAGAGGCTTCAATGTGCCTTTCAATCCAAATTGGGATGAACAACCTCGTAATGTTGCTCCTGGGCAGGGGTCTCCTTCAGGTCAGATCGACCTTTTTGCGTCGGACTTCAAACTTCCCCAGGTGTTCAAAGTTAACGTGGGTATTGACCAAAAGCTTCCTTGGGGAATGGTTGGTTCATTTGAAGCGCTGTTCTCTAAGTTTCTTAACAATGTCTTCTACGAAAACCTTGAGATCAAACCTTCTACAACACGGTTGACCGGGACTCCTGACAACAGATTTATTTATAACAGAAGAGATCCCATTGATGGTACCTATACTGGCATATACCTTGGAAGCAACACCAACAAAGGATATACTTATAACTTGGCTGCCAGCGTTACTAAGCCATTCTCTAATGGGTTTACCACTACCTTGTCTTACACTTACAACGATGCGTTCTCTGTGTACGACGGGACATCTTCTCAGAACTCTTCGCAATGGAGAGGTCTTCATTCTGTAAACGGCCGTAACACATTCGACGAGGCCATGAGATCTGATTTCTCCATGGGCTCAAGGGTAATAGCTCAGGTATCTTACAGAAAAGAATACTTTGGATTCGGCGCTTCTCAAATCTCATTGTTCTACAATGGCCAGTCTGGAAGGGTTTATTCTTACATTTACGATGATGGTGGTAGCCTTACCAATGAAGACTCTCGTGAGAGAAGTTTGATTTATATCCCAGCTACTCAAAGTGATATCAACCTTGTTGACTATACTTCGGGAGGCACAACTGTAACTGCAGCTCAGCAGTGGAGCGATCTTGACGCTTTTATCAAATCCGATAAGTATCTAAGCGACCACAGAGGCGAGTATGCTGACAGAAACCAAAGCAGGTCTCCGTTCGAAGGGGTGCTGGATTTCAGATTCCTACAGGATTTCTATATTCAGACTGCGTCAGGTAAGCGCAATACATTGCAAATTTCTCTTGATATCTTTAACCTTACTAACCTGCTTAACAAGGACTGGGGTAAGAGATGGACGGTAATTGAAGGGGGAAATTTCCAAAGTGCTGAAATTCTAAGGTTTGAGAGGTTTAATGCCGACAACACCACTCCTCAATTCACTTACCGTAAGGGGAAAGATTATGAGCCATGGAACTATGATGTCGATGGAGCTCAAAGCTCGATTTGGCAGATGCAGGTTGGTGTTAGATATATTTTCAAATAA
- a CDS encoding acylphosphatase translates to MVCYQIRVVGKVQGVFYRASTKTVADELGVKGWVKNELDGSVLIEAEGTKDKLIDLMAWCKKGPLHAKVDSIERTEVDLKHHNVFLIRH, encoded by the coding sequence ATGGTCTGTTATCAAATACGTGTGGTGGGCAAAGTACAGGGTGTCTTTTACAGAGCCAGCACTAAAACCGTGGCCGACGAATTGGGCGTGAAAGGATGGGTGAAGAATGAGTTGGACGGAAGCGTATTGATAGAAGCCGAAGGCACCAAGGACAAATTGATTGATTTAATGGCCTGGTGCAAAAAGGGGCCTCTGCACGCCAAAGTTGACAGTATAGAACGCACGGAGGTTGACTTGAAGCATCATAACGTATTTTTGATCCGGCACTAG
- the deoC gene encoding deoxyribose-phosphate aldolase: MQHIARCIEHTLLRPTLSDKDIDQLVSEAKTHGFCGVCVPPFWVKRAQREIGSADIQLVTVVGFPLGYQMTETKLEEARLALRDGATEIDMVMNISAFKMNHPWFKIDLAKVTKLAHEQEAILKVIIETAYLTDEEIVKAATIAKDAGADYVKTSTGFAGAGAKAEHIKLLREILPSHVGIKASGGIKTLAQTLELINAGADRIGTSSGVAIVSQLSNPS, translated from the coding sequence ATGCAGCACATAGCCAGGTGCATTGAGCATACACTTTTACGCCCGACACTGTCCGACAAAGACATTGACCAATTGGTGTCGGAAGCAAAAACCCATGGCTTCTGTGGAGTATGTGTGCCGCCCTTTTGGGTGAAAAGAGCGCAGCGGGAAATAGGCTCCGCCGATATTCAGCTCGTAACGGTTGTGGGCTTTCCGCTGGGCTACCAGATGACTGAAACTAAACTCGAAGAGGCCAGGCTGGCGTTGAGGGACGGGGCCACAGAAATAGACATGGTAATGAACATTTCTGCTTTCAAAATGAACCACCCCTGGTTCAAAATTGATTTGGCCAAAGTGACGAAGCTGGCTCATGAGCAAGAGGCCATACTGAAGGTGATCATTGAAACGGCCTACCTCACCGACGAGGAAATAGTGAAGGCTGCAACTATTGCCAAAGATGCTGGCGCCGACTATGTTAAAACCAGCACCGGCTTTGCAGGCGCTGGGGCAAAGGCTGAGCATATCAAGCTACTCAGAGAAATATTGCCATCGCATGTGGGCATTAAGGCGTCGGGCGGTATCAAAACTTTGGCTCAAACGCTGGAGCTGATCAATGCAGGCGCCGACCGGATTGGCACTTCGTCCGGGGTGGCTATTGTCAGCCAGCTTTCAAACCCCTCCTGA